The following nucleotide sequence is from Stigmatopora argus isolate UIUO_Sarg chromosome 18, RoL_Sarg_1.0, whole genome shotgun sequence.
attttttggggggtcataaAATGATTTTCCCTATAGAATCTATTCAGTTTTataattttcaaaatgattactTTTGAAATAGTAAAACTATCTTggatttataataaaaataaataaaaaacattgacaTTGTATTAATTTTTAGTGAactgaagtcattttttaaaatatcaccttttaaaatgtttttaactcATCCAATTTAAATTATAGTTCATAGGAactttcctattttcaaatttctgACATCAATGATCACCAGCCtggataaaataacattttcctcTTCCTTGCAGAGTTGCAAAAGATGGCAGCCGACATGTTCGGGATGGAGGCGTCCCTGTTTGTCCCCACGGGAACCATGAGCAACCTCATCGCAGGTCAATTCAATCACTTTAACCTCTTTTCCTCAGCTGAAATTCAAGAAACATCCATCCTGTCTTGATCACAACAGTGATGGTCCACTGCAGGGAGCGCGGCGACGAGATGATCGTGGGCGACCTCTCCCATCTACACATCTACGAGCAGGGAGGCAGCGCGCAGGTTAAATggaaaatcaatattttctgtCAACATTTCCCACTGTGCTCCACCTTGGTTTCACGTTGACGTTCACGCAGCTTGCGGGCGTCCACGCCACTACGGCCGCAAACCTCCCGGACGGCACCATGGACCTGGAGGAGCTGGAGTCCAAGATCCGCCACGGCTACCCGGACCCTCACTACCCTCGCTCGCGGCTCATCTGTGTGGAGAATACACACAATATTCAGGGAGGACGTGTCCTTCCGCTACACTTCTTGCAGGATGTATGGACGTCAATACCAAGCACATTCCACATTTTACATAAAGATGTCCCGATTCAGATccgatttttttcaagaattgCTTACCTGATATCGATCTGATATTTTAAGACCGATAAAAGTAATGCAAGAAATAATGTTGACAATCGCATTTTGTATACAGCGCCCTCTGCTGGTAGCTACTCGAAATGCTGTTTACTAATATTACACGATGctattattagtttttaataGGCATTTCATGATcatcaaaatcaggtgactttgTTTGGGTTCCAAAAATATAATCGGTACATATCAAATTTCTTAAAAGAAGTAGTTTGTATATGTTTGCATagtggtttcatttttttttaaattcatggtTTGATTTACCGAAGACAAAAATCGGACCAAATGCGATACCTCGAAAATAACTatcggatcgggacatcactacTGTACGGTTGACCCTGACCTAATGAGCTGCTCTTCTCCAAAGGTCCGATCTCTCGCCGATAAACACGGTCTTTCGGTGCACACGGATGGCGCCCGTCTGATGAACGCTGCCGTGGCGCTAGGCGTGTCGGCGGCGGAAATACTGCAGTACACGCACACCGTTAGTGTGTGCCTTTCCAAGGTGGGATGTTTTATTCTGCACAAAATTTAATTCCTCAATGCCAAATTTGACAAGAAATAGTATTTATTCCTATATATAATTCACTTTCACAACTCAACTCAATGATTTTATGGTTTAGTGCTAATTTTGGGAAAAGTCAAGCACTTTAAATGCATCTTACATACAGTCTGAAACATACCAGAATagtaaaatgtcaaattagGGTATGTTTTCATGCTATAATGTGATTATTATGTTATAGTTACAAGGTTTTTCTTTGTTAAGGGACTCGGTGCCCCGGTGGGAAGCGTGCTGGCTGGGCCCAGAGATTTCATCTCCCGAGCGGTGAGGTGCCGCAAAGCTCTGGGCGGCGGAATGCGGCAAGCCGGCATACTGGCAGCAGCGGGTAAAATGTCTTTGCTGGAGATGGTGGAAAGACTACGAGAAGATCACGACAACGCCAAGACCTTTGCTCGAGGTGAGATCCCGCCCACAATGGCCGTCCATCGCCGTCATTAACAACTTGTCCATTCTTAAATATTAAAAGCCTTGCTCGCCTGCGAGCCGCCGCTGTTTGCCGTGGATTTGGCGGCCGTGGAGACAAATATCCTGCGCTTCCAAGTCCGAGATCCCGCCTTGAATCCCGTGGACTTCTGCGAGCGAATGGCCCAAGTGGGTcaaggggaggaggaggaattGGGCCAGGGGGTACGAGTCCTCATGTACCCTCATTTTGGCAACTCGGTGAGAGCCGTGTGGCATCTTGGGATATCGCCGGAAGACACGCAGATGGCCATTCAGAAAATGCAGCTTGTCGCCCGTCAATGCTTGGAAAATAAGAAGCAAATGGACTAATCATCTATATCACACTATAAGTATCTTATAGGCATTTCATAAATTTtggattaatttattttaataatgaaaaCGGTTTTCAAGATGGTTTTAGAAAATGTTTATATATTACAATGAATGAATTAGGGTGTTGAATGAGACaaactaattaaaataaattgaattgtatTCTTTTTATTATCTTGGTTTCAAAATTGGATCTACAAAAATGAAACATAATAGCGTCGCTGCTATCGTTTGGAGAAGTTCGTGGTAAATGTACTATACGCTTAGTTTGAATGCCCAgttcgggaaaaaaaatatctttcaaAAGGATTTGGCAGcggtgggattcgaacccacgcCATCGAAATGACTGGAGCCTAAATccagcgccttagaccactcggccacgCTACCATGAGTCTCACACGGAGAAAGTACTGTATTTAACAAAAGAGCCAGCACACAATGTGGCAAAATACATTGTGTAGAAAATGACCTAAGGAAGGTAGGCAATTAATTGATTTAAACACTGACGATATCGAGAAAGGACGTCACATTTTTCGGAAGATTTCTGACGAGCTGTTCCTCAAGAATGCCTTTGAAGTCGTATTTACGTCCAATATTGCTGTAAACGCTTACTTTCGTTCAAGTGCAAGGAGGTGCTTTCAAATACTTCTTCCGgattgtgatttatttattcagttACAATTGCAGGTGTTTAAAAGCATTACACagcattaaaatgtgaaaactttATTATTTCGGATACTTTTTGTCAATTCAACTGTTGTTTATTGTCACTCCAACGTCCAGGGGCTTATCGTGGAACATTGACTTTGCCATTTCCGACAGGCTAGAAGGCGGCAGTCCACGCGGGGCGGGGCTTCCACGGAACACTGCTGGTCGTGTTACGTGCAAACGGCCCGATTCGGTGTGGCGGCTAGCGGAACCGACACGATACTAAACCCTCCCTTCGAACCGCTTGCCTCGGGACC
It contains:
- the tha1 gene encoding threonine aldolase 1 — translated: MIIDLIDLKFNSKRKRSDVFFEKMSLRTLASKFHFRTFVFTRRHADKRNYYKSGGSTISEAGQGAHVRVVDLRSDTVTKPGAAMRRAIAEAQVGDDVMGEDPTVNELQKMAADMFGMEASLFVPTGTMSNLIAVMVHCRERGDEMIVGDLSHLHIYEQGGSAQLAGVHATTAANLPDGTMDLEELESKIRHGYPDPHYPRSRLICVENTHNIQGGRVLPLHFLQDVRSLADKHGLSVHTDGARLMNAAVALGVSAAEILQYTHTVSVCLSKGLGAPVGSVLAGPRDFISRAVRCRKALGGGMRQAGILAAAGKMSLLEMVERLREDHDNAKTFARALLACEPPLFAVDLAAVETNILRFQVRDPALNPVDFCERMAQVGQGEEEELGQGVRVLMYPHFGNSVRAVWHLGISPEDTQMAIQKMQLVARQCLENKKQMD